The bacterium genome includes a region encoding these proteins:
- a CDS encoding T9SS type A sorting domain-containing protein, with protein MPNTVEPSVIVDTLKYAFYHSNRDTSCIRSTTDGGQTWRFSSPIGYPDAIVQYQDDTLLYVDFNQSVRQSTDFGVTWSNLSTPVSPTADNYRVHVINHRTIVVLTGNDGVYVSTNFGMSWSPRNSGLPILSCYPLFIYDSTTFYMGVTNLSGFSDLYKTTDAGVTWSVTSLQGISISGVARSTSGTIIAGSSVSYSSTDNGTTWNESASGITASMSELKVDSAGVYIARNDNSALLISTNEGQSWHSITRGLHYHYYTYSLTNRNGEILLGTSDGKVLRTIDYGNNWTTLFRDTDSLSPTTPSIVKSVFKFGNNYYVFIRRSDEYFCFYNAYQSTDDGVTWHRLTGLENDRRFPGILDFGVSNDNKIYCIPRNVSSMVSGVGISTDLGNSWSIVPGTDSLYVFQYLASISGDQYVLGQRMFESARILHCSPLDTAWLTLNSGSNYLNKMYSNSTNDLFFIVQDTSTSRLLLRYSTNQGTNWNTLHYPSDSVNQIREICLDPRDYLYLHVANGTLYRSIYPTFVAEHQNHPISPIPSFRIFPNPCNSSLTIRLNTIGGGQIVIYNLLGQHVSSFSFVSQANTDQVIQVNLNELSSGRYYLSVIDVRSNRRPIPFTVIK; from the coding sequence ATGCCAAACACTGTCGAACCTTCTGTTATCGTCGATACGCTAAAATATGCTTTTTATCATAGTAATCGAGATACCAGTTGTATCCGATCAACAACTGATGGGGGGCAAACTTGGCGATTTAGCTCTCCCATCGGATATCCCGACGCAATTGTGCAATATCAAGACGACACGCTACTCTACGTAGATTTTAATCAGTCTGTAAGGCAATCCACCGATTTTGGCGTTACTTGGTCTAATCTGTCAACGCCAGTATCTCCCACAGCAGATAATTACCGAGTTCATGTGATTAATCATCGTACAATCGTTGTGTTAACCGGAAATGATGGCGTATATGTATCGACAAATTTTGGCATGAGTTGGTCGCCTCGAAACAGCGGACTTCCAATATTATCGTGTTATCCGCTGTTTATCTATGATTCGACGACATTCTATATGGGTGTCACGAACTTAAGTGGATTTAGTGATTTATATAAAACGACCGATGCTGGAGTGACGTGGAGTGTTACGAGTTTACAAGGTATTTCGATTAGTGGAGTGGCACGATCAACCAGTGGCACGATCATTGCCGGTTCATCAGTCTCGTATTCTTCAACTGACAATGGAACGACTTGGAATGAGTCCGCTTCAGGTATTACCGCTTCAATGTCAGAACTGAAGGTGGATAGCGCTGGAGTTTATATAGCTCGAAACGATAATTCTGCACTCTTGATTAGTACAAATGAAGGTCAATCCTGGCATTCGATAACGCGCGGATTGCATTACCACTATTATACCTATTCTTTAACCAATAGAAATGGTGAGATTTTATTAGGAACATCTGACGGAAAAGTGCTTCGGACTATCGACTATGGTAACAACTGGACTACATTGTTCAGAGATACTGATTCTTTATCTCCAACAACTCCATCGATAGTAAAAAGTGTGTTCAAGTTTGGCAATAATTATTATGTATTTATTCGCCGTTCAGATGAATATTTTTGCTTTTACAACGCTTATCAATCAACGGATGATGGGGTGACTTGGCATCGATTAACGGGATTGGAAAATGATCGAAGATTTCCCGGTATCCTTGACTTTGGCGTTTCAAATGATAATAAAATTTACTGTATTCCACGTAATGTTAGCAGTATGGTATCGGGGGTTGGCATATCGACCGATTTAGGGAATAGCTGGTCAATCGTCCCTGGAACGGATTCGCTTTATGTTTTTCAATACTTAGCGTCGATTTCCGGCGATCAATATGTATTAGGTCAAAGGATGTTTGAAAGCGCGAGAATTCTCCATTGTTCTCCCCTTGATACTGCGTGGCTAACCTTAAACAGTGGTTCAAATTATCTTAACAAAATGTACTCGAATAGTACGAACGATTTGTTTTTCATCGTGCAAGATACTTCGACAAGTCGATTATTACTCCGATATTCTACAAATCAAGGAACAAACTGGAATACGTTACATTATCCTTCCGATTCCGTCAATCAGATCAGAGAAATCTGCTTAGATCCAAGAGACTATTTATATCTACACGTGGCTAATGGGACGCTTTACCGCTCAATTTATCCAACGTTTGTGGCAGAACATCAGAATCATCCGATATCACCTATACCAAGCTTCCGTATTTTCCCGAATCCTTGCAATTCATCCCTGACAATTCGATTAAACACTATCGGAGGTGGTCAAATCGTTATCTATAATCTGTTAGGTCAGCATGTTTCGTCGTTTTCCTTTGTTTCACAGGCAAACACAGATCAAGTCATTCAAGTCAACCTGAACGAGTTATCGAGTGGTCGATATTATCTGAGTGTGATCGATGTTCGATCAAATCGTCGCCCGATTCCATTCACAGTGATTAAGTAA
- a CDS encoding flagellar motor protein MotB, producing MFQYHAVIRKLIVILLLLSAIPIVLHAQGIRPQPKWWFGGAAAANFNYYNGTAQILNESVTTPAPFHRGSGVGVYFALGIEYRPHPVWGGMLYVGYDERNGKWNDVVTPCGDKATLQTNLRYFTVEPSLRIAPFSSSFYLFLGPRFAMNKGRESCKLRSPWLFTYTEEGKPDTKCEWSDMRETLFSAEVGAGYDIPLSKITDPTQVVISPFVSFHPYFGQNPRTVENWAVTTIRAGAILKLGHAKVEKVVRAPVVEPPDVVFSVRAPKVVPIKRRVRESFPLRNNVFFEEGSSSLPSRYVVLTKDQASSFKEEQLQEVQPLSMTGRSLRQMTVYYNILNTVGDRMKRNPGSTILLSGASDKGSEHGKARAETIKSYLVDVFAIDGSRITTEGRNKPRIPSEQPGGTKELVLLRAGDSRVDIESNSPELLIQVGGASHYMLKPVQIVDVVEDPLDSHVFFHVIGAKEEFYSWSLEITDEQGRVQPFGPYTRELETIPGNTILGSNSQGNYRVVMVGQAKNGTVNRKESIVSLVRRDEPVKEAVRFSILFDFDKSKTVATYEKFLTEVVTPLIPDSGVVIIHGHTDIIGEDDYNLNLSRERAIEVQRIIKRALSNTGKHQVTFDTLDFGEDVDDAPFENNYPEERFYNRTVIIDIVPVK from the coding sequence ATGTTTCAATATCATGCGGTTATCCGCAAACTGATTGTCATCCTTTTGTTGTTATCAGCTATTCCCATCGTGCTGCATGCGCAGGGCATTCGCCCCCAACCTAAGTGGTGGTTTGGCGGCGCAGCGGCAGCAAACTTTAACTACTACAATGGTACCGCTCAAATACTGAACGAATCCGTTACAACCCCGGCGCCGTTTCATCGCGGTTCAGGAGTTGGAGTTTACTTTGCTTTAGGCATCGAGTACCGACCTCATCCGGTTTGGGGTGGAATGCTCTATGTGGGGTATGATGAACGGAATGGAAAATGGAATGACGTTGTTACCCCTTGTGGCGATAAAGCGACTTTGCAAACGAATTTGCGCTACTTCACGGTAGAGCCGAGTTTACGAATCGCTCCCTTCTCTTCAAGTTTCTATCTGTTTCTTGGTCCACGTTTCGCGATGAATAAAGGTAGAGAGTCGTGCAAACTTCGCTCGCCTTGGTTATTTACTTACACCGAGGAGGGTAAACCAGACACCAAGTGTGAGTGGAGTGATATGCGTGAGACATTGTTTTCAGCAGAGGTTGGGGCTGGATACGATATTCCGTTATCGAAGATAACAGATCCGACCCAAGTAGTGATTTCCCCCTTTGTTTCATTCCACCCCTACTTCGGACAGAATCCGCGTACAGTGGAAAACTGGGCAGTGACGACAATTCGGGCAGGAGCTATCCTCAAACTTGGCCACGCCAAGGTAGAGAAAGTTGTGCGGGCGCCAGTTGTCGAACCACCGGATGTTGTTTTCTCAGTTCGGGCACCCAAGGTTGTGCCGATTAAACGTCGGGTGAGAGAATCCTTCCCACTTCGTAACAATGTGTTTTTCGAGGAAGGGTCGTCGAGCCTGCCAAGTCGTTACGTGGTGCTGACAAAAGATCAGGCGTCAAGCTTCAAAGAAGAGCAGTTACAGGAAGTACAACCGTTAAGTATGACCGGTCGCTCATTACGACAGATGACCGTTTACTACAATATCCTGAACACTGTCGGCGACCGGATGAAGCGAAATCCCGGATCGACGATTTTACTGAGTGGTGCTTCTGATAAAGGTTCCGAACATGGCAAAGCCCGAGCCGAGACGATTAAGAGTTATCTCGTCGATGTATTTGCAATCGATGGATCGCGCATCACAACCGAAGGACGAAACAAACCGAGAATTCCATCCGAACAACCGGGTGGAACGAAAGAGCTTGTTCTTCTTCGAGCGGGTGACAGTCGGGTGGACATCGAGAGTAATTCGCCTGAGTTACTTATTCAAGTTGGTGGAGCGTCCCATTATATGTTAAAGCCGGTACAAATCGTCGATGTAGTCGAAGATCCGCTGGATAGTCACGTATTCTTCCATGTTATTGGTGCTAAAGAAGAGTTCTATTCCTGGTCGTTAGAAATCACCGACGAACAAGGAAGAGTGCAACCATTCGGACCGTATACGCGAGAACTGGAGACGATTCCGGGTAACACGATTCTCGGTAGCAACTCACAAGGCAATTACCGTGTAGTGATGGTAGGACAAGCGAAGAATGGAACAGTAAATCGGAAAGAAAGCATTGTTAGTTTAGTACGACGGGATGAACCGGTTAAGGAAGCGGTGCGGTTTAGTATTCTGTTTGATTTTGACAAATCGAAGACCGTCGCGACGTATGAGAAGTTCTTAACGGAAGTTGTCACACCGTTAATTCCAGATAGTGGAGTTGTTATTATCCATGGTCATACGGATATCATCGGGGAGGACGACTACAACCTCAATCTATCCCGTGAGCGCGCTATCGAAGTTCAGAGGATTATTAAGCGAGCGTTATCGAACACCGGTAAACATCAGGTTACCTTCGACACCCTTGATTTCGGTGAGGATGTTGACGATGCGCCCTTTGAAAACAACTACCCGGAAGAGCGGTTCTATAATCGGACTGTCATCATTGACATCGTTCCGGTGAAGTAA